In the Pocillopora verrucosa isolate sample1 chromosome 4, ASM3666991v2, whole genome shotgun sequence genome, CGAGGTTATCAACAAATACCGATTGAACCATAATGCAAAGGGAGTAAAGTTCTCCCAGTTTCTTGCTAACAAGGCTCAGAGATGGGCAGACGGAGGAAAATTCGGGTATGACATGAAATCTCGCAGGAAATACGGGCAGCTAATCGAGTGGGACGTAAAAGATGAACTTCAGAATTTTACAAACGTAATCAAACATTGGCACGATAAGGAAAGAGATTTTGACTTCGCTTCTGGTCGATCAAAGACCGGAAAAACCCTTCATGATTTTACGCAAATCGTTTGGAAGAAGGCCAAAAAGGCCGGCTGTGGTCAGAGCGAAATATTCGGCTCAAAGTATTATGTGGTGTGGATGGATTCTGATGGTGTTGTGAGTCCGAATATAGAAGTTGATGAAACAAATATTGGATCTCCCAAGATGGTACGTCGggtattctattaaaaaaaaaaaaagattctatGTTAGCGTGCGTTTGTTTAGGAGtggatcacagatgacgtcaaaatatggtaagaacaagAAAGTGGCgcacgaggcgcagccgagtgtgtcactgatgatcttaccacattttgaggTCATCTGTGACCTATTGCTAAACCGATCCACGGAAATGCGGAATCTATCTGttatatatgataaaaaagcaaactgcTGCTGATGGTTACGTCATCTATGCGTTTGTACTCTAATATATCATGAATAAGAATGAATCAGAATGCGTATACAATTCAGCTTATCACATAAATCGTCCTTTTCGACCCAAGACGATGACTTCCGTCGTTTTTGTACTATTTGCAAAAAGGCGTTCGCAATGAGATTATTCCGAAGATTATAATGAAAATAAGTGTACCTCATAACTTACGAAgtttaaattgaattatttgtGTTTCACGTGCAAACCTTGTCCATAATTAATCTGTTTTAGAACGATCTTCACTGGTTCGAACGAGCTAATCAGTCGACTAAAAGGAAATCTACTCATGTAGTGCCGCTAAGACCACAGGACGCAGATTCCTCACCAAGGGGTCGTGTGGAGCCTGAATCACCAATAAATGCTTTGAGGGGTGGTGGTGAGCAAGGCAAACCTGCTGGTCACCCTGATTTGAATGAAGTTCGAGAAGAGCAAAAGGTGTTGAATAACAATGCTCTTTTGAAACAATATCTATTTCATGACACCCTTAACAATGTGGTATTGAATGAAAATAAGGAAACTGCTAGTTACCACGTAGTTCCTGGAGCAGAAGACGGCGCCAACTGGCAAAAAGGAGCAGAAAGCCTAATACAGCTAGATCATGACAAGGGGAATACGAACCATACCTCACCCACTCAAGGCATGACGTCGCCAGACAATACACCGACGTCATCTAGTAATGGTATGACCTCTCCGATTAGAGATGGGGAAGACGATGATAGTAAACAGGCGGCTAGGTTCCAATCCCTGGTGATCCAGGACGATGACATGCTGACAAAGAGTGAAGAAGACGGCAACGGAACAGTCTCCACGGAAGCCAGCGATAGCGACGATATCGCGGAAGGGGATGAGTATCAGCAGGCAGCCATCCAGTCTATGATGAAGCAAGAAGACGATATGATACAGAATGAAGAGCCTGCAGATGACGAAGAGTTGTCAGGAGGGACTCCTCAACCGGGCAAGGCAACATTTGGAACCTCAAACAAAGTGGCACCAAACGATGTCAATGGCAAAAGTTATTCAAAACCCTCTACAAAATCAAATGAAGCTTTTGTAATAAATATAACCGAGGATCATCAGGGAGAAGACGGAAAATCGTTCTATACATCAGGTGTGGCCCTCAATAATAATCCCAACGAGACGAACACATTTACTGCATCAAATAACAAACCTGCTCTTGATTTATTTAAGGGTAGCGCTAATTCGTCTCTTCGCAATGACGAAACAAAGAACCAGTCAACGGCAGGCATCCGGCCAGGGACTCCTCCTGATTCactttcaaaagaaagacatggcagtgatgagaatgaagatcAAACAAAAGGTAGGATGCAAACATCAGGAGATTCCTTATtgaagaataacaaaacaataaaccAGATAAAGGTAAATACTTCACAATCTGCCATATTAAATTATGACAACCTGTCAAATCAAGAGAAAACAATGCAACAATCTAAATCAAAAGAGAATGCTCTGACAGGCCCGGTCAGCACAAGCTCTAATTCAAGCAATGATATGGAGCAAGTTGTAAATATGGCTTCCAGTCCAAAGGCATCAAGCTCTCAAGGGAAACTTATACCTGGTGAGATTCAAGCTGAGAAAAAGCCCTTTTCGTCGAATATGCGACCGCGACTAACTTTAACAGAAATGATTACACCTGGGGTGAAAATTAATCCTGTCGAGAATTCCCCATCTATCCCTCAAACACATTACACACCCAGACCTTTAGAACAAACAGTAACAGCATTAGTCAGCCACCTTCCAACATCTGCGGCCTCAGGAAGTCAGAAAGCTGAACAATCGATGCTTACATCGGGCACAAAACCACACAATGGTCAGTCAACTGAGTCAAATACTGCGATTCAGTCACCTGTTGCCAACAGCCTCGATGCCAGCTCACATGACTCTGATCTTCATCACGTGAATTCACCAGCTCTGATCACTTTGCCGAATTCCAGTAGCCGGCCTATAAAGCTCGTTTTCCATGTTCAAGATATGAAGTCAAAAGGGGTGTCGCCAAACACTCAGATTAGTGGGTCCCAGGGCAGCGATGACAACCAGTCAGCATCTGTGTTGAATATTGCCGCAGATATGGTGAACAATGAAGGTAAGTAAGTTTCTAAGTAcgtattaaaaaataaaggtgGGGCTAAAGAGTGATTCCAAGCAATGTGATCCTGTCTTTGTGAAAAATATGCAATGATTTGTAATAATTAAGTGATCTGGCTTCCGACCGATTGCCAATATGACCTTGGTATAGGACCCACCCTCTCCCGACTAGAAATATCTTCCACGACGTCTGCGACAGACAATGGCGGGGCTGTtatcttttatcaaaaaaaaaatcgaagacGACGAAGATATTTACAAAGAAGTAAAGTTTTATGCAATTATTTATTATCTAGCAAAACCTTGGTTTGCACTCGAAGTTGTTGGCGTTCAAACTGGTGCACATTAATATCAATTACTATTAACAATTACATTCTAGCACCTAAAAAAGAACATGACTAACCAGCGATTTATCTGTCCATCGTATCTTCAGAATGTCACGATGACACCTTACAATGTCACCTTTGGGCTCACCATGGACACTGCAGAGGAACTGCATACGCAGAATTTATGAGAAGACATTGTAAAGCTACCTGTGGATATTGTGGTAATTCTAAAAGCATTATTTAAAAGTCTTTCTGAATCGTCATTTGTTGCCTTTGACTTGCAGCTCATAATAAGAGCAAATTTCAACCGTACAACTACTTACAATCTACTTACACAGCACTTAGCTTCACAGCTTTGATTTAACGGCCTTAGAATAAACACGTTATGTAACCTGTTACTTACCCGCTTCATGGCTTTTAGCTTGTGTGAACTTAACAGAACGACGCAACTCTTTCCTTTGTGACTGCCATTCTCACCTTGAACTAGATTTTCCAACTTTTTACTTGACATCCCATCCTGGCTTCAATCCTCTTCAAACTGTCTCAGGCGTTTCCTATTTTCTTCACCCTTTGGTGCTCAGGCCATAGCAAAGTGACGAAGGTTACTATAGCTAAGAAATATGATTATACGGATAGGAATCGAACTCTTTGCTGGGAATCTTACCCGTGAATGTTGATATTTCATGAAGCTGTTGCCAAATGtaataaaaagacaaagaaactCACGGGACACTTTTCATGGCAAGGCTTTGATAAATGCTGCAGAATGTTCTTTCTGGTTGTAGGTCTTCCTTCGGTCATCAAAGAAAGTGAAAATCACAAAAAAGCCCAAAGTGTGGCTCAAGATGGTAAGTGTTGGTTAATTCATGATGAAGCGTGCCTTTTTTGAGGGTCACAGTGCTTGATATTACTCATTCATCACCCACTGAACGAGAGGTATTTCTGTGTGTGAGTTCGCAACGTGTAACTGTAACTTGAGTTGTACCACGTCAACTctattacaaaataatgaagGTCACCGCACCTTTAAAGGGTGACCTTACCAGGTACCAAGTAGCGTATTATGAACTGGTCTCAGATTCATCATCACCTCTAAGAGGCACCAACTCCTGAACAGCTAATAATGCCTCTCATACGTGTGTGGGATCACGAATCACTACTCCTGAATTTGCAAAGCATCCTTAATGACATATAACCGGTGATTCTATTTCAAAGAAGGTACTTCGATCACTGCAATCACAATATTTTGGAATTACTATCCCTCGGGACTTTATCTCTGCTCAGGTTACTTACTTACTTCTTGAAAAGATGCAGCGCACTGATTTATCACTAATTGTGGATTATTTTCTTAAGAACCCTGCCAAGATATGCCTAAATATCAATTTAGCTGTCCCAGATGGCAAGCTCAAGGCTattgtgaaaagaaagaaaatgaaatgaaaatggtttGTAAAAGGACATGTGGTTTCTGTGGTAAGTAAATAGTTCATTAAAAGCTAGACCCTTACAATCGAGAATAGGAAAAGTAGGTTACCCTGGCAAACTAAAATTTCCCGGTAATCATGCATCTCATTTCATGAAACACTCGGCCACATTACGCActtgaaaaaccaaaaataggTCTTAGTCTGCCACCTACCTAAAACTGTAACTTTCAAATACTTTATAATAATTGTTGTACCAGGAGAATGCTTCCTATTGTCTTTAATGATTCTAATGCGATAATGGATCTGTACAACTAATTGATCGCAGAACGTTACTTATGATGAGATGAATCAGAAATATCCCTCCGCCCTTTTCCTTGACAACCGCGTTTGACAAGTacgctttgaaagaaaaaaaaggcactGGTAAAAATGCGCCTTTAGAGTCATAAAAAGCCGAGAAACGAATGTACTATAAATCAtctatgcaaatattttttcaatttcaaaacgTTGAGTTTGTCATTCATAAATaccttttgttttgctttcgtTGCAGTGGCCGATCCAGTACACGCACCTAATGAAGCTGTGGTATCTCAACATTCTCCTCTACAGGCTAACACGGGTAACACTAACACTGCTAATGTTAAAGCTCCACAATTGTCAAAGCCGCCGGCATCATTACCAGAAAAGTCCACTGAAAATAACATATCAAATGATCAACTGCATTTAACACCACAGTTTGATGATCAAACTATAAACATAACACCCCTGAAAGCAAAAGTGTCACTGACATCTTTATCAGAAAAggcaaatgaaaataacataCTAAATGATCAACCTCGCTTAACACCACAGTTTGATATGCAAACAATAAACATAACACCCCTGAAAGCAAGAATTTCATTGACATCATTACCAGCAAAGTTTGATAAAAGTAACAAATTAAATGACCAACCTAAACTAAAACAACAGTTTGACATGCAAAACATAGAAATTACACCCCTAAAACCGAAGATTTCGTTGATTAAAGTCTTCGAGCCATTTGTAGGATCACTTACTAAATCCAACTCTACGAATACCACAGAGGCTTCAAAGACATCATCTAAGTCTTCCCAAGACAAGCATCTTACTAAAGAAACAGAAAGCTCACCCTCCAAGAATCAGGATGACCAAATTCTTACAGTTGGCgcaaaaaatattcacaattttACTCTAAAATCCGTTGGTCAGACCCTCGTCCAAAAAAATAGAACCTCACTTTTGGATCAGAGTGGTCCTAACACACCAAGTTCTTTGCCTCGTGAGCAGGGCGTGCCCATCGAGCTTAACAACTTTATAAAAAGACccattaaatttggtttgtcTCATTTAAATGGAGCAGAACTTCAGTCAAGTCTATTTCCTGCTGGAAACAGAGTTAACAGCCAAAACTATCGATCACAGGGAGAAGACAACTTGATTATGGAAGGTATCGAGGCACTAAAACACAGGTTGCAGGCTCCGGTGCACATAAGTGCTGTGGCAAAGAGTAACCCAGCGTGTGGGCAAAGACTCTGCAAGGAAAAAGTGAAAACCCAAGAAGCAAAAACTAGAGAAACCATAGGAGATCAAGgtggaaaataaatatttacttGATGACTGGGTGTGGTGAACTGGGTGGGAAAATATTCGGCTCAAAGTCGTGACGTAAGGACCGAGCGCAGCTAGCTCCTTTAAACTGAATATTTTCCAGTCCAGCCCgacaaaattaatcaataagcattttatcatatgaccttCGCTCAAGCCATCACGTACCACagagacttttttttaaaacattttcaatttaagcTCTCGAGGGGCCTTATGGGTCACAAGTGATActgttaaaaattgaaaagatgTTTGAAAAAATCTTCCTTATAGCCAATGTGGTCTGCAAACAGTTATGGATAATTTCAGAATAATCCTAATTATTGATGTGAAAAGTCGTCgaaaaaagttaatatttatATTCAAATGGTTCACCTTATAGTTAGTTTCATCAAGATTGAAGAAGTAGAAAACTTCCATTTAAGAcgctattttaaaaaaattcaaaaatcaCTGAAACTTAATCTGTTCTTAAAGTGGaggaaatatttatcaaacttCTTTTCCTTGTATTATTTAGCACTGGCTGACGTTGCAGCTGCTCGCAAGACTGAAGAGAAACCCGTCTCGACAACTGGTAATGGTTGATTTAAAAggaattttgttattattttttcttatcctTGGTAAATCCAATCAAAAAAGTGATTCTTTTGAATCGTTGGATATCGACAGTGGCTACATCATATAATTTTGCAATGTTCTTGCTTAGTGTTAAAAGGATTATTTAACTTATGCATAGTAAACTATTAGTTTTGCAGTCATTACTAAAGAGACACTCTTACGCTTTATGACGTATTTCTTCAAATCACCTCCGAAAACGTCCGTCAATAACAAATTCAAGAGAGGATTTTGAAGAGcagaaatgcaaaattaatattttgtttttcataatcATAACCGTTTACGTGAAAAGGTTTGTTTGTTGAGTTAAAATTAATCAGTCATTAAAGAAAGATAATAAGAGAACCGTCAAATCGCCCAAATGGTTTGGTTTCGAATTCTCATTCAAAAATAAAGTCGCGATTTTCCTAGTAAAATACTAAGTGTCTTGGTCTATGCCAGAATAAACGTTTAAAGTTACGCACGTAGGTCGCAACCTCAGCCATTGTTTATTTAAGGTTGTAACAGCTCGTGTCAACAAGAATGTCTGGCGGCTCACAACAGATATCGTTTAAACCATGGCGCATCACCCTTGATATTGGACCAAACATTAGCCGATCAGGCTCAACAGTGGGCTGATAAAAAAGTGTTTAAACATTCCCCCTGGGCAGGGGGGCAGGGTGGGGAGACAATCGCGCTGGGTAGCCTTTACCCTTCGTTCACTGCTGCAGTTAAAGCTTGGCACGACGAAGAGAAGGATTTTGATTGGTCAACTGGAACTGCCATCGGAGATATGAAAGTCAATCACTTTACTCAGGTGTGGATGTGAATGTTTTCTATTTCTACCATTTTTAAGCTTAAGTTATTAAGAGTTAGTGTTTACTCTGAAATCTGCAAGTATGAATGAAGCCAAAAAGAGACAGCAGTTTATCGTTTTGTCGGTCTTTCAGTgtagcatttttattcattgtttcgcgtacagtcaaacctgtatacTAATCGGCTAACCACGGGGAATGGCGGTAATGTACAGAAAAGGGTTGATgtaaaaaacgataaaaaaattgcttttttacgccataattgaccacttaatcGACAAAGACTCACTCAAAAATACTACTGACATTGATTTCGGGAGGGATGGGTTAAATTCACGtcaaatattattattaattttatttgagtggttccgGTTTAAGTGACCGTTAACTACGGGTGGAGGACAACAAAAACAGACCGTTACGACTCACTCAAAGGTGACCACGTCCGCTTAATAGAGATGACCGTTGAATAGAGGTAAAAATGACAGTGATTGAAGGGAAAACAAattcgggactttgacaaccgaccgcttaGAACAGGGTGGCCGCTTAATACCGTGCTGCTTTGTACAAGTTGGACTGTATTTCCCCGCGTGACTGTCTTTACCGCCGAGGCTCGCCAgtcattttcttgtaaaatgaTGTGGACAAGTTTTTACTTCAAGATAGAAATTATTGTCATAAAGGTTGATGTAATGGGAATTCGTAGCTATCATCATTAACTAGTGTGGTGACTCCATTTTTATATTAACCTTCGAATTTCAATAAAACGACAAAAAGCCATAAGGTAAAGCCTAACGATAACTTCATTCCTCGATTCTATTTCAGAGATGGtaacatcaaaaacaaaatgttttaaatccGAATGATGTAGCATGAATTAAATTCCTCGATGGGAGAAATTAGAGGTCAATGTTTCGTTTGATTTTGTAGGTTTATTATTcgggttttttaatttctagGTGGTTTGGAAGGGAGCACATTTACTTGGATGTGGCAAAACTATTGTGAATGGCGAACCATATTACATTGCACAAATGGATACCCCAGGGGTCATAGCGGGCGTACCAGGTTTTGACAAGTCCAACGTAGGTGAACCAAAGGAGGTAAGCAGTGAATCATAGGGAAGGGGAGAGGAGAAGGTCTTGCATAAACCTCAAATGAAATGATTCTGTAGATGTGACACACGAGGCTCAGCCGACAGCACCAAAAATACAACAGGACACGAAAGGCTAAGTAATATTATAAGTGCTAAtacttttcaaatcttctttgtAAATTCtagtttttgttatcattatggTAATCGTAATTGTCACCGTTACTTTTATCGCTAGTAGTGTCATTATCGTTGTATTTTTCGTCTTTCTTGTTGACGTCGTCACAATCAGTGTTATCGTcttaactttaactttattgCGATTATAGCCATCGTATTTTCTGTCGTTACCGTCAACCTTCTAAGTAATGACGTCCTTATAGTAACAAAAGAAACCATTATGGTGGTGTTTTACAGCTGTAGCGACGATGTTTAACTATGACGAAGCAATTACAGTTTACAGCGTCGCTTACTATAATATAAAGAAATCAACGTCGTAGTACCTATTTACAACTCCGTGTaacggatcaatatcagtatctgggcaactgcccaaTATCATGAGGTCGTTTTTGTTAACAGCATCAAGATACTTTACGTTATCGTTGTCATCGTCCCCGGCGTTCTTGTCATTGGTATCATTGTTGAGTAGGAAAATATGATTGTGTTGAAGTCTAGGTTTCTTCATTCAACTGATTAACTTGGGTAGTAATCATTCCTTCTTCGTCAACTAGCCTGATCTAAACTGGTTCATGGACAGTTCGCCTTACTGGAAAGAAATGCAAACTAAGGATGCCATCCCCAAGAACATCGAGCATCGAATATTGTGATCGCAATAACTTTCCCGAAATATGCAACGTGTGGGAAAGAACTTGTGTTTTTAAGCAACCGAGAAGCGGAGTAAGCGAATTAACGTTGTGTGTTACTACTGACGCATCTGCGTGAACACTTAACACAGTGATGAGGCGAATGGCGAGGACAGTAATGATCTAGACATGAACTTGCAGTAGTCTTAAGAATTTTCGGGAGAAGCTCGTTTTTTACGCTCCATAGTGGTGCCAGATCTCCTCTTCAGCGTAACACGTTAAGACGTTGCCCAGTCCAAGTAGAAAAGTCTACATTTGTTTTTGAAGTTCTTGCTCTCAGactaaacaaaatttaaacaataccACGTTGTTTTGAGGAGGACAGCTAACaaggaaatttacaaagttttaataCACACTTGAGAACTCTTCTTGATCTAAATCGGATCTTTTGTTTCATCGCAAGTTGCTGTTGACGTCCTGTTTTGCGAGAGGTTCCTATTGCCCTGGAATGACGTATCCTGGTCATCGAAAAACGGATATTACCATGGACATCGTAAACTTAGAAACAAACGATATATGGTGATTTGTAGAAATTATTCGACTGTAATTCAGTGATTTgaactggggggggggggggtaaaatTTGAACGTGTGGTCTGATCATAAGGGTGAGGGTATTCCTGAGAAGGACTGATGCCGATTGTAGCGATTGACGTTTCGAGAATGTTAGAGTCGCAGTTGAGTGACATCCGCTGAGGTTTTTACTCTCTTTTCTTTTGAGGTTTTCCAAACGTCAGTCAACTACTATAGACAACAGTAGTTCCCAGGACTTTCCTCACCTGGACGATCAGACGACACGATCAGAAATTACACTCTTGCACGAATTTTATGATGAGGAAATATATTTATTTCCACTGAAATGTGATTACCATATATACATTTCAATTAAGGAATGCGTTTCTTTTAACAATTGCTTTCTTTCAGAAAGTGATGGTCTTCTGATGACTAGAAAAAAACTGATTTGTTTTGACTAATATATAATTCCCATGTATCCACGAAAAGAGAACTTTATTACATTTGTATGACATATCCTCGTAATTACAACAAATAAGATGTAGGACGATGTCGGACGATTGGTGCAAATAAAGAGAACATGCTGCTCTCCGCCGTAAATCCTATGGttgaaaaaatactgaaaaatactgaatttcttgttttttgtttcaaagttCAAAAGATTCATCGTCCGTGGTGATCAGTCCGGAGAAGCGAATTCTTGTCTTAGACATGTTGCATGTTAGCCAGCTCCTCAGAGAATGGCGAATCATCTTTGAACCACTCACTGTCATCCTGTTGAGTAAATAAATAGTGATATGACCAAAAGTCTCGCTcactaccccccccccccggtttCTCTTTCCCTCCGGTCCCAGGTCAGCGCAATGCACGGGGTTTTGATGCTGGTCCGCGCAATAGGTGCCGTGCCATAACTAATTCATCTCCGTAACGTGCTGATTTCACCGTCACTTTGCGGAATCTTTCCACCACAATAACATGAAAAATAGAGAGTAAACTTTATGCCCAAGGATATCGATCAgtaataatttttcattacctgttttggTCTTTCAATGTTCTCCACAGTGTTCTGCTTTTGAGAGATTGGAGCCTGATCATAGTGAGCCACATACCAAGGTTCACCATACAAACCGCCTCGCGCACAGCCGATTTTATGAGCCTTCTTCCATATCATTTGCATAAAGTGATCCACCACCTAAATCGAGCAAGAAAGCGAATGTTAAGCAGACATTTCCGAGCCTTTGTAGGTCCGAGGTCTAAGCTGGATGAACTTGAAATGCTAAATAGAACAAAAATGAGTACATTGAcgaaaaaccaaagtaattccGTATTGCATTCAAGCGACACTGCTTAGTCACTTcgtacaaataaaattttttactttaacgCAACCTGTGAGTTTTTCTTTGGTGCCCCAGTCTGATAATCATAATATGCTCCTTCGTCGTGCCAGTTCTTGATAACAGCAGTGAATGATGGGAAAAGAGAACCCCACGCAAACGCAGCGcctttattttttaactccACCCACTCAGAATGTTTAAAAACTCCCTTGTCAATCAAAGCTTGTGCTTCGTCTGCCAGCTTCTGGTCAAAAGCCAGCGGTGGTGCATCATGGTTAGCTCTGTATTTGTTGTGCACTTGAATGCATTCCTTCTGGCAAACTTTATCGCATCCTATGAAATAAGTACACCCGTGTCTAGGTTCAGTCTCTGGTACTTGATGTTTTAGTGCGCCTGCAATCCTCTTCTTACAGAAGTTCGCGGGTACACCTGGACTACCACTAAGAGAGACTTAGACTAAAGTGTTTGGTAAATCTGATTAGCCAATCAGGAACTAGACAATTTGTTTAGTATGTTATAAAATTTACTGAAGAACTTTGAATAGTTCAACATCTAATGAGAAGTTGGTGTATCTATCCctagtgaaaaataatttatggtTACCTGCAGTCCCTAAATCACGCTATAAAAATTAGTGCAATCGACTGACTTTGATGAAATGAATATTATGCTGCCGGTGTAGACTAACTTTTGGGCtttattatgtatttatttattatttatttattacctTTGGTTTCCCCGATATATGAACGACGGAAGAGCTTGCTTTTTGTCAGTGATATCTTGCCGTCTGAGAGACATAATGTAAGCAAGAACTAAATAACTTATTGAGAAAGATGCAAAGCAAAtaagaaaaacgaaaacaaaaataaaacaatcacGCTAACTCGTTGTCGCCTGTATAACTCACCCGTTCGTGATAGAAAGGCGCAGCACGTGAACAACAAGGCAGCTATTATCATCTTGGGAACATAGATGTCAGCGACCTCCTGAAGAAAACTGTTGTAGATTTAGCTCAAACAGTTTTTCACTAAGTGTCAATCAAAAAGCCAAACGTgattaagttttcatttttcttgatttttttttacatatagtGACAATGAGGGCAACGGCACGAGATTAacaagtgttttaaaaaaacaacaaaacaaaaataacaagctTAGATTTAGCTAAGCAGTCCTTTCTTTACAAGCTACATTGAATATGTGGTTTCTTGACGACTGAATGAACGAGTCAGTGAAGAAAACGGTCAGCTCTGCAGCCTGCTAATCCCCCTTCATTTCCGATCAGTTTCGGCAAGCTTATGAACTCTCCATATTAAGTTTCTATCCTTTACGCTTACGCACTGCTTCGCAACCGGTAAAAAACCCGAGCTATCCATAATGAAGCGATCCCGGATGACTCAAATACACTTATAACTGGTATTGAACTTTTTCTAGTCGTCAATAAAAATGTCGTCGTATGTTATTTGACAAAATTCCGGGTTAGTCGCAATGAATAAATTACTAACTGCAGTCTGTTTGATCGATTTTGATCCCGTTGAGTAAGCAGTGGGTAAATACTTCAAAGCAGTCCATCTGTTAATATCCTGGACAACTCTATAGCTGAGtttgttcattatttttctcACTCAAGCTCGAAAATCAAACTTTTAT is a window encoding:
- the LOC131795706 gene encoding uncharacterized protein; its protein translation is MIIAALLFTCCAFLSRTDGKISLTKSKLFRRSYIGETKGCDKVCQKECIQVHNKYRANHDAPPLAFDQKLADEAQALIDKGVFKHSEWVELKNKGAAFAWGSLFPSFTAVIKNWHDEGAYYDYQTGAPKKNSQVVDHFMQMIWKKAHKIGCARGGLYGEPWYVAHYDQAPISQKQNTVENIERPKQDDSEWFKDDSPFSEELANMQHV